The Streptomyces sp. NBC_01689 genome includes a window with the following:
- the nadC gene encoding carboxylating nicotinate-nucleotide diphosphorylase, which produces MSTPDLPLAQSGGCGDGCGCGGADMDGDESYMECGLDPALAQLLADAGLDPLEVEDIANVAIQEDLDNGVDVTTVATIPEDAVSTADFTARDAGVVAGLRIAEAVVSVVCTDEFEVERHVEDGDRVEAGQKLLSVTTRTRDLLTAERSALNLLCRLSGIATATRAWADVLEGTGTRVRDTRKTTPGLRSLEKFAVRCGGGVNHRMSLSDAALVKDNHVVAAGGVEQAFTAVREAFPDVAIEVEVDTLHQLREVLAAGADLILLDNFTPVECEEAVALVAGRALLEASGRLTLGNAEEYAKTGVDFLAVGALTHSSPILDIGLDLRDAPAGEASTDEAE; this is translated from the coding sequence GTGAGCACCCCCGACCTTCCCCTCGCCCAGAGCGGCGGCTGCGGCGACGGCTGCGGCTGTGGCGGCGCCGACATGGACGGCGACGAGTCGTACATGGAGTGCGGCCTCGACCCCGCGCTCGCCCAGCTCCTCGCCGACGCCGGGCTCGACCCGCTGGAGGTCGAGGACATCGCGAACGTCGCGATCCAGGAGGATCTCGACAACGGCGTGGACGTGACGACCGTCGCGACCATTCCCGAGGACGCGGTCTCCACCGCGGACTTCACCGCCCGGGACGCGGGCGTCGTCGCGGGCCTGCGGATCGCCGAGGCGGTCGTCTCCGTCGTCTGCACCGACGAGTTCGAGGTGGAGCGGCACGTCGAGGACGGCGACCGCGTCGAGGCGGGACAGAAGCTCCTCAGCGTCACCACCCGCACCCGCGACCTGCTCACGGCCGAGCGCAGCGCGCTGAACCTGCTGTGCCGCCTGTCGGGCATCGCGACCGCCACGCGCGCGTGGGCCGACGTCCTGGAGGGCACCGGCACCCGCGTCCGCGACACCCGCAAGACGACCCCCGGCCTGCGCTCCCTGGAGAAGTTCGCGGTGCGCTGCGGCGGTGGCGTCAACCACCGCATGTCGCTGTCGGACGCGGCGCTGGTCAAGGACAACCACGTGGTCGCCGCGGGCGGCGTGGAGCAGGCCTTCACGGCCGTCCGTGAGGCGTTCCCGGACGTCGCGATCGAGGTCGAGGTCGACACGCTGCACCAGCTGCGCGAGGTCCTCGCCGCGGGCGCCGACCTGATCCTCCTCGACAACTTCACGCCCGTCGAGTGCGAGGAGGCGGTGGCCCTGGTCGCCGGCCGCGCGCTGCTGGAGGCCTCGGGCCGGCTCACCCTCGGCAACGCGGAGGAGTACGCGAAGACCGGCGTCGACTTCCTCGCGGTGGGCGCCCTGACCCACTCCTCGCCGATCCTGGACATCGGCCTGGACCTGCGCGACGCGCCGGCCGGCGAGGCCTCCACGGACGAGGCGGAGTAG